The Pseudomonas sp. FP2309 genome has a window encoding:
- the astD gene encoding succinylglutamate-semialdehyde dehydrogenase, with protein sequence MMNSLYIAGSWLAGQGELFESRNPVTQQVLWAGNGATAEQVESAVQAARQAFPAWARRPLEERIGVLEAFAAALKNRAEEIARCIGEETGKPLWESATEVTSMANKIAISVQSYRERTGEKSGPLGDATAVLRHKPHGVVAVFGPYNFPGHLPNGHIVPALLAGNTVLFKPSELTPKVAELTVQCWIEAGLPAGVLNLLQGARETGIALAANAGIDGLFFTGSSRTGNHLHQQFSGRPDKILALEMGGNNPLVVDEVADVDAAVYTIIQSAFISAGQRCTCARRLLVPEGAWGDALLARLVAVSATLEVGAFDQQPAPFMGSVISLAAAKALMQAQELMLANGAVALLEMTQPRDQAALLTPGIIDVTGVAEREDEELFGPLLQVIRYADFAAAIAEANNTRYGLAAGLLSDSEARYQQFWLESRAGIVNWNKQLTGAASTAPFGGVGASGNHRASAYYAADYCAYPVASLETPSLVLPAALTPGVRLS encoded by the coding sequence ATAATGAATTCTCTGTATATCGCAGGTAGCTGGCTGGCTGGCCAGGGTGAGCTGTTTGAGTCGCGCAACCCCGTGACCCAGCAGGTGTTGTGGGCGGGCAATGGCGCCACCGCCGAGCAGGTTGAATCGGCCGTGCAGGCCGCGCGCCAGGCGTTTCCGGCGTGGGCCAGGCGGCCGTTGGAAGAACGCATCGGCGTGCTCGAAGCCTTCGCCGCCGCGCTGAAGAACCGTGCCGAGGAAATCGCCCGCTGCATCGGTGAGGAAACCGGCAAGCCGCTGTGGGAATCGGCCACCGAAGTCACCAGCATGGCCAACAAAATCGCGATCTCGGTGCAAAGCTACCGTGAACGCACTGGCGAGAAGAGCGGCCCCCTGGGCGACGCCACCGCCGTGTTGCGCCACAAACCCCACGGTGTGGTGGCGGTGTTCGGCCCTTACAACTTTCCGGGGCATTTGCCCAACGGGCACATCGTGCCGGCCTTGCTGGCGGGTAACACGGTGCTGTTCAAACCGAGCGAGTTGACCCCTAAAGTCGCGGAGCTGACCGTGCAATGCTGGATCGAGGCCGGCTTGCCGGCGGGCGTGTTGAACCTGCTGCAAGGCGCGCGGGAAACCGGCATCGCGCTGGCGGCGAATGCGGGCATCGACGGTCTGTTCTTCACCGGTTCCAGTCGCACCGGCAACCATCTGCATCAGCAGTTCTCCGGGCGTCCGGACAAAATTCTCGCCCTGGAGATGGGTGGCAACAACCCGCTGGTGGTCGACGAAGTGGCCGACGTGGATGCGGCGGTCTACACCATTATCCAGTCAGCGTTTATCTCCGCCGGCCAGCGCTGCACCTGTGCCCGTCGCCTGCTGGTGCCGGAAGGCGCCTGGGGCGATGCGTTGCTGGCGCGGCTGGTGGCGGTGAGCGCGACGCTTGAAGTGGGTGCGTTCGATCAACAACCGGCGCCGTTCATGGGCTCGGTGATTTCCCTGGCGGCGGCCAAAGCCTTGATGCAGGCCCAGGAATTGATGCTGGCCAATGGCGCTGTCGCGTTGCTGGAAATGACCCAGCCCCGGGATCAGGCGGCCTTGCTCACGCCCGGCATCATCGACGTGACCGGCGTAGCCGAGCGCGAGGATGAAGAACTGTTCGGCCCGCTGTTGCAGGTGATCCGTTACGCGGATTTCGCCGCGGCGATCGCCGAGGCCAACAACACCCGGTACGGCCTTGCCGCCGGCTTGCTGTCCGATTCCGAAGCGCGCTATCAGCAATTCTGGCTGGAAAGCCGCGCCGGCATCGTCAACTGGAACAAACAGCTGACCGGCGCCGCCAGCACCGCGCCGTTTGGTGGGGTAGGGGCCTCGGGCAACCACCGCGCCAGTGCGTATTACGCGGCAGATTACTGCGCGTACCCGGTGGCCTCGCTGGAAACCCCGAGCCTGGTATTGCCGGCGGCGTTGACCCCCGGTGTGCGGTTGTCCTGA
- the astA gene encoding arginine N-succinyltransferase, translating to MIVRPVRSSDLPALIDLARSTGTGLTTLPANEERLTHRVGWAEKTFRGEAGRGDADYLFVLENDEGRVVGISAIAGAVGLREPWYNFRVGLTVSASQELNIYREIPTLFLANDLTGNSELCSLFLHADYRTGLNGRMLAKARLLFIAEFPQLFGNKIIAEMRGVSNDAGRSPFWESLGRHFFKMEFSQADYLTGVGNKAFIAELMPKFPLYSCFLSEDARNVIGKVHPDTEPALSMLKSEGFSYQGYVDIFDAGPAVECETGKIRAVRDSQSLVLAIGTPGDDATPFLIHNRKREDCRITAAPARLAAGTLVVDPQTAKRLQLVVGDQVRAVPLSAARESK from the coding sequence ATGATCGTTCGTCCCGTACGCAGCAGCGATTTACCGGCCCTGATTGATCTGGCGCGCAGCACCGGCACCGGCCTCACCACGTTGCCGGCCAACGAAGAGCGTCTGACCCACCGCGTGGGCTGGGCGGAGAAAACCTTTCGCGGCGAGGCCGGGCGCGGTGATGCCGACTACCTGTTCGTGCTGGAAAACGACGAAGGCCGCGTGGTGGGTATTTCGGCCATCGCCGGTGCCGTCGGCCTGCGTGAGCCGTGGTACAACTTCCGGGTCGGCCTGACCGTCAGCGCCTCCCAGGAGCTGAATATCTACCGCGAGATTCCGACGCTGTTTCTGGCCAACGACCTCACCGGTAATTCCGAGTTGTGTTCGTTGTTTTTGCACGCCGATTACCGCACCGGTCTTAACGGCCGCATGCTGGCCAAGGCACGCCTGCTGTTTATCGCTGAATTTCCCCAGCTGTTCGGCAACAAAATCATCGCCGAGATGCGCGGTGTGTCCAACGATGCCGGGCGTTCGCCGTTCTGGGAAAGCCTGGGCCGGCACTTCTTCAAGATGGAATTCAGCCAGGCCGACTACCTCACCGGCGTGGGCAACAAAGCGTTTATCGCCGAGCTGATGCCGAAGTTTCCGTTGTACAGCTGCTTTCTTTCCGAAGATGCGCGCAATGTGATCGGCAAGGTCCACCCGGACACCGAGCCGGCGCTGAGCATGCTCAAGAGTGAAGGCTTCAGCTATCAGGGCTATGTCGATATCTTCGACGCCGGCCCGGCGGTGGAGTGTGAGACCGGCAAGATCCGTGCGGTGCGCGACAGCCAATCGCTGGTGCTGGCCATCGGTACGCCGGGGGACGACGCCACGCCGTTCCTGATCCATAACCGCAAGCGCGAAGACTGCCGCATCACCGCCGCCCCCGCCCGTCTGGCCGCGGGCACCCTGGTGGTCGACCCACAGACCGCCAAACGTCTGCAATTGGTGGTGGGTGATCAAGTACGCGCCGTACCGTTGTCCGCTGCTCGGGAGTCGAAATAA
- the aruF gene encoding arginine/ornithine succinyltransferase subunit alpha has product MLVMRPAQMADLGEVQRLAADSPIGVTSLPDDVERLSDKIAASEASFAAEVSFNGEESYFFVLEDTDTGKLAGCSAIVASAGYSEPFYSFRNETFVHASRELKIHNKIHVLSQCHDLTGNSLLTSFYVVPELVGSPWSELNSRGRLLFVASHPERFADSVVTEIVGYSDENGDSPFWDAIGRNFFDLNYAAAERLCGLKSRTFLAELMPHYPIYVPLLPDEAQEAMGQVHPRAQITFDILMREGFETDHYIDIFDGGPTLHARVSGIRSIAQSRVVPVKIGEMVKGVGRQYLVSNAQLQDYRAVMLELDYAPGKPVTLDLAAAEALGVGEGASVRLVAV; this is encoded by the coding sequence ATGCTGGTGATGCGCCCCGCGCAAATGGCTGATCTGGGCGAGGTACAGCGTCTGGCTGCGGACAGCCCGATTGGTGTCACCTCCTTGCCGGACGATGTGGAACGCCTGAGCGACAAGATCGCCGCCAGCGAAGCGTCCTTCGCGGCCGAGGTGAGTTTCAACGGCGAAGAAAGCTATTTCTTCGTGCTCGAAGACACCGACACCGGCAAGCTCGCCGGCTGCTCGGCCATCGTCGCGTCCGCCGGCTACTCGGAACCGTTCTACAGTTTCCGCAACGAGACCTTTGTGCACGCCTCCCGCGAGCTGAAGATCCACAACAAGATCCACGTGCTTTCCCAGTGCCACGACCTTACCGGCAACAGCCTGCTCACCAGCTTCTATGTGGTGCCGGAGTTGGTCGGTTCGCCGTGGTCGGAACTCAATTCCCGTGGCCGCCTGTTGTTTGTCGCCAGCCACCCCGAGCGCTTTGCCGATTCGGTGGTGACCGAGATTGTCGGCTACAGCGACGAGAACGGTGATTCGCCGTTCTGGGACGCTATCGGCCGCAACTTCTTCGACCTCAACTACGCCGCCGCCGAGCGCCTGTGCGGGCTGAAAAGCCGCACCTTCCTCGCCGAGCTGATGCCCCATTACCCGATCTACGTGCCGCTGTTGCCCGACGAAGCCCAGGAAGCCATGGGCCAGGTGCACCCGCGTGCGCAGATCACCTTCGACATCCTGATGCGCGAAGGCTTTGAGACCGATCACTACATCGACATCTTTGACGGCGGCCCGACGCTGCACGCACGGGTCTCGGGCATTCGCTCCATCGCCCAGAGCCGTGTGGTGCCGGTGAAGATCGGCGAGATGGTCAAGGGGGTTGGCCGCCAGTACCTGGTGAGCAACGCCCAGTTGCAGGATTACCGCGCGGTGATGCTGGAACTGGACTACGCGCCCGGCAAACCGGTGACCCTGGACTTGGCCGCGGCCGAAGCCCTGGGTGTTGGCGAAGGCGCGAGTGTGCGCCTGGTCGCGGTCTAA
- a CDS encoding aspartate aminotransferase family protein, translating to MSVEQAPVQRADFDQVMVPNYAPAAFIPVRGAGSRVWDQAGRELIDFAGGIAVNVLGHAHPALVGALTEQANKLWHVSNVFTNEPALRLAHKLIDATFAERVFFCNSGAEANEAAFKLARRVAFDRFGSEKYEIIAALNSFHGRTLFTVNVGGQSKYSDGFGPKITGITHVPYNDLAALKAAVSDKTCAVVLEPVQGEGGVLPAELAYLQGARELCDAHDALLVFDEVQTGMGRSGHLFAYQHYGVTPDILTSAKSLGGGFPIAAMLTTEALAKHLVVGTHGTTYGGNPLACAVAEAVIDVINTPEVLAGVKARHELFKARLQQIGTQYGIFTEVRGMGLLIGCVLSDAFKGKAKDVFNAAEKENLMILQAGPDVVRFAPSLVVDEADINEGLDRFERAVKTLTQG from the coding sequence ATGTCCGTTGAGCAAGCCCCGGTGCAACGTGCCGATTTCGACCAGGTCATGGTGCCCAATTACGCCCCTGCCGCCTTCATCCCCGTGCGTGGCGCAGGTTCGCGCGTATGGGACCAGGCCGGTCGCGAGCTGATCGACTTTGCCGGCGGCATCGCGGTCAACGTATTGGGCCATGCCCACCCGGCGCTGGTCGGTGCGTTGACCGAACAGGCCAACAAGCTGTGGCACGTCTCCAATGTGTTCACCAATGAGCCGGCCCTGCGCCTGGCCCATAAGCTGATCGACGCCACGTTTGCCGAGCGAGTGTTCTTCTGCAACTCCGGCGCCGAAGCCAACGAGGCCGCGTTCAAGCTGGCCCGTCGCGTGGCGTTCGACCGTTTCGGCAGCGAGAAGTACGAGATCATCGCCGCCCTGAACAGCTTCCACGGCCGCACCCTGTTCACCGTCAACGTCGGTGGCCAGTCCAAGTACTCCGACGGCTTCGGGCCTAAAATCACCGGCATCACCCACGTCCCTTATAACGACCTGGCGGCGCTCAAGGCGGCGGTGTCGGACAAGACCTGCGCGGTGGTGCTGGAACCGGTCCAGGGCGAAGGCGGCGTATTGCCGGCCGAACTGGCCTACCTGCAAGGTGCCCGCGAGCTGTGCGACGCCCACGACGCACTGCTGGTGTTCGACGAAGTGCAAACCGGCATGGGCCGCAGCGGCCACCTGTTCGCCTACCAGCATTACGGCGTGACGCCGGACATCCTCACCAGCGCCAAGAGCCTGGGCGGCGGCTTCCCGATTGCAGCGATGCTGACCACCGAAGCACTGGCCAAGCACTTGGTGGTCGGCACCCACGGCACCACCTACGGCGGCAACCCGCTGGCGTGCGCGGTGGCTGAAGCGGTGATCGACGTGATCAACACCCCGGAGGTGCTGGCCGGTGTGAAAGCCAGGCACGAGCTGTTCAAGGCACGCTTGCAGCAGATCGGCACACAGTACGGCATCTTCACCGAAGTGCGCGGCATGGGCCTGCTGATCGGTTGCGTGCTGAGCGACGCCTTCAAAGGCAAGGCCAAGGACGTGTTCAACGCGGCCGAAAAAGAAAACCTGATGATCCTGCAAGCCGGCCCCGACGTGGTGCGTTTTGCCCCGAGCCTGGTGGTGGACGAGGCGGACATCAACGAAGGTCTGGATCGTTTCGAGCGTGCGGTAAAAACGCTGACGCAAGGCTGA
- a CDS encoding dermonecrotic toxin domain-containing protein — protein MAPPVIQRLIHATAAAPVGVHGALPDWLGNASAARRQALRDTPPLFADWHTRASRQRQMPLRLAIAASWTAHNRVDRALDTLQTPQQFAAPRLQQALQQRFGIDADVHTTYLRLYTRLTTPLLPLPTGGASVWTVSLLDAVLHNFDEAESAPNAYAPESTFITQPSASGQFTLLPALRRVLSIEQFVRLCRELDIGAHYQRYLKDFFGFNDAAAQATLRRDVIHSLKAEAHASLHLARLKKQVSDSAFHTLQGQLQGLDGMLLQGQPLLSHDLSLMGAPLAGIVLFAADLERHHDAVPVVAYIPGDPQAPLAYYPSGTAFMLDLTAKLRSADYQAFFSRFVRHEHRGYFFADLNNRLSQVAWNKPVAGDPRPAWRERPVAEPNLQFFASKISGDLYEHLYETKLNTLLNDARVIAVSTADADSQARWQRWNILQKVAKAILEVAAFIATPFIPPLGLLMLGYTAYQLLDDAFEGIVDWAEGLRHQAFAHLMSILEQMVQLGLFAVGAPIAEQLLRQALPPQLWAFFDKLTPVTASDGKTRLWKPDLQPYAHTVELPDTSRANREGLHPHQGKQILPLDGRHFAVEKDAGNAFLQHPTRPHAYRPRLMGNGKGAWVSEVEQPLSWDSTTLLRRLGPLADGLSPARLEQARRISGTDDAALRSMYLQRQAPPPLLSDTLKRVKLDQQLQDFIDQMNSDDPQVFGKADAQTQLWLLSNTTLWPDAKTLRVLDAEGQTLWELPGRANAAVVQVHQAQLKNGDLLKTLLETLDEPERKTLLEEPFGTPVTQPHVRTAKLRKRLAGKAEEKRFALFDSRYRALEHTDNPRLQKIIDTTPGLPTSAAEEVLREASGEALLEIDQGKMPPAVLERARWAAHHVRISRAYEGLYLDSVDSSDTHRLALHSLENLPGWSPQVRLVVTDYTRTGHVRDAIGALQAPIQRTLVRTVDGAYVPEDHKGTLFAATDFYTAVLQALPDAQRDALGIHIGQGPLLRQTLRAHPLPRDTLGELLAEAPLRKPAYDPTLLRLPGGMEGYEATPGPSGQLSLEARLHELYPSLTSDEVTEALNALRSHPGSPLQTLQTLKNEFLQLEADLNAWHHDTPHTYLDTTLALNPSVIEAQRHNRLRWKQELIRAWRHETEEDNYFANPHDNGYRLRLNRPIYGDLPTLRANFEHISRLDLNSYVSTRGTQAFLAQFPRLRSLTVSDIALRALPTEVTSMARLNELTLRNCAIKLTAQTREHLAGLNQLKKLDLYANPLTLAPNLENMADLRTLNLSQTEISQFPDGLLERSHLTLADLSDNQIQTLPEALFSLPADRAEAYDLSGNPLSRAALERVKVHCQDTGEHLGADAGIEERRRVHELYPTFTDKQASRFIFKLPGGLDDVMPTLIQLKADYERLQTDLEHWAVNAPEHHPITNAPLEQQARAQQQVTRRALKTLLEECWRRETALDEDQEPLRDAHELICSDPILGDLPVLNVDFNHVSRLELRGEETTTLPVGLLERFPQLETLMIHRYALQDIPLGVFSLTKLKSLILSRSHVRLTPTSADALSGLDTLQYLDLSDNPLGITPDVSQMPHLSALMLENSGLTEVPHGTFSRRSLAQLNLSDNLITELPSDILEVPPDLADGFDLNGNPLTPATIAMLRPYYRRTAVDFGVVEVSLDAQMNPGPPPVDVSEDEMEP, from the coding sequence ATGGCGCCCCCCGTTATTCAACGTCTTATCCATGCCACCGCCGCCGCGCCTGTCGGCGTGCACGGCGCACTGCCCGACTGGCTGGGCAACGCAAGCGCAGCCAGGCGCCAGGCCCTGCGCGACACGCCCCCGCTGTTTGCCGATTGGCATACCCGTGCCAGCCGCCAACGGCAGATGCCGCTGCGGCTGGCGATAGCGGCAAGTTGGACCGCGCACAACCGCGTCGACAGGGCATTGGACACACTGCAAACCCCACAGCAATTTGCCGCGCCCCGGCTGCAGCAAGCGCTCCAACAGCGCTTTGGCATCGACGCCGACGTCCACACCACCTACCTGCGCCTGTACACGCGCCTGACCACGCCACTGCTGCCGCTGCCCACCGGTGGCGCAAGCGTGTGGACCGTGTCGCTGCTGGACGCGGTGCTGCACAACTTCGATGAGGCCGAAAGCGCACCGAACGCCTACGCGCCCGAGTCGACCTTCATCACCCAACCCTCCGCGAGCGGGCAGTTCACCTTGTTGCCGGCCCTTCGCCGTGTGCTGAGCATCGAACAGTTCGTGCGCCTGTGCCGCGAACTGGACATCGGCGCGCATTACCAGCGCTACCTCAAAGACTTTTTCGGCTTCAACGACGCTGCCGCCCAGGCCACCCTGCGCCGCGACGTCATCCACAGCCTCAAAGCCGAGGCCCACGCCAGCCTGCACCTGGCGCGCCTGAAAAAGCAGGTGAGCGACTCTGCATTCCATACACTCCAAGGCCAACTGCAAGGCCTCGACGGCATGCTGTTGCAGGGCCAACCGCTGCTCAGCCACGACTTGAGCCTGATGGGAGCACCACTGGCCGGTATCGTGCTGTTCGCCGCCGACCTGGAGCGGCACCACGATGCCGTGCCCGTCGTCGCGTACATCCCCGGCGACCCGCAGGCGCCGCTCGCGTATTACCCCAGCGGCACCGCGTTCATGCTCGACCTCACCGCCAAACTGCGCAGCGCCGACTACCAGGCGTTCTTCAGCCGCTTCGTCAGACATGAGCACCGCGGCTACTTCTTTGCCGACCTCAACAACCGACTGTCACAGGTGGCCTGGAACAAACCGGTCGCCGGCGACCCGCGCCCGGCGTGGCGAGAGCGACCGGTGGCTGAACCCAACCTGCAGTTTTTCGCGAGCAAAATCAGCGGCGACCTGTACGAGCACCTGTATGAAACCAAGCTCAACACGCTGCTCAATGACGCGCGGGTGATCGCCGTCTCCACCGCAGATGCCGACAGCCAGGCACGCTGGCAGCGCTGGAACATTCTGCAAAAAGTCGCCAAGGCCATCCTGGAAGTCGCGGCTTTTATCGCCACCCCGTTCATTCCGCCGCTGGGCCTGCTGATGCTCGGCTATACCGCTTACCAACTGCTTGACGACGCCTTTGAGGGCATTGTCGATTGGGCTGAAGGGCTCAGACACCAAGCGTTTGCGCACCTGATGTCGATACTTGAACAGATGGTTCAACTGGGCCTGTTCGCGGTCGGCGCACCGATTGCCGAACAGCTGCTGCGCCAGGCACTGCCCCCCCAACTGTGGGCATTTTTCGACAAGTTGACTCCGGTAACCGCCAGCGATGGCAAGACCCGCCTGTGGAAGCCCGACCTGCAACCCTACGCCCACACCGTCGAGCTGCCCGACACCTCTCGCGCCAACCGCGAAGGGCTGCACCCCCACCAGGGCAAACAGATCCTGCCCCTCGACGGCAGACATTTCGCCGTCGAGAAGGATGCCGGCAATGCCTTCCTGCAACACCCCACGCGCCCGCATGCCTACCGGCCACGGCTGATGGGTAATGGCAAAGGCGCCTGGGTGAGCGAAGTCGAGCAGCCGTTGAGCTGGGACAGCACCACCCTGCTGCGCCGCCTCGGCCCGCTCGCCGATGGCCTCAGCCCTGCGCGTCTTGAGCAGGCCCGCCGCATCAGCGGCACCGACGACGCGGCATTGCGCAGCATGTACCTGCAGCGCCAGGCGCCGCCGCCACTGCTGAGCGACACCCTCAAGCGCGTCAAGCTCGATCAACAGTTGCAAGACTTCATCGACCAGATGAACAGTGACGACCCGCAGGTCTTTGGCAAAGCCGACGCCCAGACCCAACTCTGGCTGCTCAGCAACACCACACTCTGGCCCGACGCCAAGACCCTGCGCGTGCTGGACGCCGAGGGCCAGACCCTGTGGGAACTGCCTGGCCGGGCAAACGCGGCCGTGGTGCAGGTGCACCAAGCGCAGCTGAAAAATGGCGACTTGCTGAAAACCCTGCTGGAAACCCTCGACGAACCCGAACGCAAAACCCTGCTCGAAGAACCCTTCGGCACGCCCGTCACACAGCCCCATGTGCGCACGGCCAAGCTGCGCAAACGCCTGGCCGGCAAAGCCGAGGAAAAACGCTTCGCCCTGTTCGATTCGCGCTACCGCGCCCTGGAGCACACCGACAATCCGCGCCTGCAAAAAATCATCGACACCACCCCCGGCCTGCCCACCAGCGCGGCCGAAGAAGTCTTGCGCGAGGCCAGCGGCGAGGCGCTGCTGGAGATCGACCAGGGCAAAATGCCGCCGGCCGTGCTCGAACGTGCGCGCTGGGCGGCGCATCACGTGCGCATCAGCCGCGCATACGAGGGGTTGTATCTCGATTCGGTGGACAGCAGCGACACCCACCGCCTCGCCCTGCACTCCCTGGAAAACCTGCCCGGCTGGTCGCCGCAGGTGCGCCTGGTGGTCACCGACTACACGCGCACCGGCCACGTGCGCGACGCCATCGGCGCCCTTCAAGCGCCGATTCAACGCACATTGGTGCGCACCGTCGACGGCGCGTACGTGCCGGAAGATCACAAGGGCACGCTGTTCGCAGCAACCGACTTCTACACCGCCGTGCTCCAGGCCCTGCCCGACGCGCAACGCGACGCACTGGGCATTCATATCGGGCAGGGACCGTTACTGCGCCAGACCTTGCGCGCCCATCCCCTGCCACGGGACACCCTGGGCGAGCTGCTGGCCGAGGCGCCGTTACGCAAACCGGCCTATGACCCGACGCTGTTGCGCTTGCCAGGTGGCATGGAGGGTTATGAGGCGACGCCTGGCCCCAGCGGGCAGCTGTCGCTCGAGGCGCGACTGCACGAGCTTTACCCCAGCCTGACCTCGGATGAAGTGACGGAGGCCCTGAACGCCCTGCGTAGCCATCCGGGCTCGCCGCTGCAAACCCTGCAGACGCTGAAAAACGAGTTCCTGCAATTAGAGGCCGACCTGAACGCCTGGCATCACGACACCCCGCACACCTACCTGGACACGACCCTGGCGCTCAACCCCTCGGTGATCGAGGCACAGCGGCACAATCGCCTGCGCTGGAAACAGGAGCTTATTCGCGCCTGGCGCCATGAAACCGAAGAAGACAATTACTTCGCCAACCCGCACGACAACGGCTATCGCTTGCGCCTGAACCGCCCGATTTACGGCGACCTGCCGACACTGCGGGCCAACTTCGAACACATCTCCCGTCTGGACCTGAACAGCTACGTCTCGACCCGAGGCACCCAGGCCTTCCTCGCGCAATTCCCCAGACTGCGCAGCCTGACCGTCAGCGATATCGCCCTGCGCGCACTGCCCACCGAGGTCACCTCGATGGCCCGCTTGAATGAACTGACGCTGCGCAACTGCGCCATCAAGCTGACGGCCCAGACCCGTGAACACCTTGCCGGCCTGAATCAGCTGAAAAAACTCGACCTCTATGCCAACCCGCTGACCCTGGCGCCCAACCTTGAGAACATGGCCGACCTGCGCACGCTGAACCTGAGCCAGACCGAGATTTCGCAATTTCCCGACGGCCTGCTCGAGCGCTCGCACCTGACCCTCGCCGACCTCAGTGACAACCAGATCCAGACGCTGCCCGAGGCTCTGTTCAGCCTGCCCGCCGATCGCGCCGAAGCCTACGACCTGTCCGGCAACCCGCTGTCGCGCGCCGCGCTGGAACGCGTCAAGGTCCACTGCCAGGACACCGGCGAACACCTGGGCGCAGATGCCGGTATCGAAGAGCGGCGTCGCGTGCATGAGCTCTATCCCACCTTCACCGACAAGCAGGCCAGCCGGTTTATTTTCAAGCTGCCCGGCGGCCTGGACGACGTTATGCCCACCCTCATCCAACTCAAAGCCGACTACGAGCGCCTGCAAACCGACCTTGAACACTGGGCGGTAAATGCACCCGAGCACCATCCGATCACCAACGCGCCGTTGGAGCAGCAAGCGCGTGCGCAGCAACAGGTCACTCGCCGGGCCTTGAAAACGTTGCTTGAGGAATGCTGGCGACGGGAAACTGCGCTGGATGAGGACCAAGAACCGCTACGCGATGCCCATGAACTGATTTGCAGCGATCCGATCCTGGGGGATCTGCCGGTGCTCAATGTCGACTTCAACCATGTGTCCAGACTTGAGCTGCGGGGCGAGGAAACCACGACACTGCCGGTCGGGTTGCTCGAGCGTTTCCCTCAACTCGAAACCCTGATGATTCACCGCTACGCCTTGCAGGACATTCCATTGGGGGTGTTCAGCCTGACCAAGCTCAAGAGCCTGATCCTGTCACGCAGCCACGTGCGCCTGACGCCGACCAGCGCCGACGCCCTCAGCGGCCTGGACACCCTTCAATACCTGGATTTGAGTGACAACCCGCTGGGCATCACGCCCGACGTCAGCCAGATGCCGCACCTGAGCGCCTTGATGCTGGAAAATAGCGGCCTGACCGAGGTGCCGCACGGCACTTTCAGTCGGCGCTCGCTCGCTCAACTGAACCTGAGCGATAACCTGATCACCGAGCTGCCCAGCGATATTCTTGAGGTGCCACCGGACCTGGCCGACGGTTTTGACCTCAACGGCAACCCGCTCACGCCCGCGACCATCGCCATGCTGCGCCCGTACTACCGGCGCACGGCGGTGGACTTCGGCGTGGTCGAGGTGTCGTTGGACGCGCAGATGAACCCAGGGCCGCCCCCGGTGGATGTCTCCGAAGACGAGATGGAGCCATGA
- a CDS encoding GlxA family transcriptional regulator, translated as MTAHKIGFLIWPSTKALTLALAEEALRVAQRVHPDVVYELSFLLAEPATDGAWQLPGEPWAGKLDGLQKLFLLADEPPTVIGSQLSTALKQLVRAGCVIGGLSAGVYPLAQLGLLDGYRAAVHWRWQDDFAERFPKVIATSHLFDWDRDRLTACGGMSVLDLLLAVLARDHGAELAGAVSEELVVERIREGGERQRIPLQNRLGSSHPKLTQAVLLMEANIEEPLTTDEIAQHVCVSRRQLERIFKQYLNRVPSQYYLELRLNKARQMLMQTSKSIIQIGLSCGFSSGPHFSSAYRNFFGATPREDRNQRRSSSPFELSSVPSERG; from the coding sequence ATGACCGCCCACAAAATTGGTTTCCTGATTTGGCCCAGCACAAAAGCACTCACGCTTGCGCTGGCTGAGGAGGCTTTGCGCGTTGCTCAGCGGGTGCATCCGGACGTGGTGTATGAACTGTCGTTTCTGCTCGCTGAACCTGCCACCGACGGCGCGTGGCAATTGCCGGGTGAACCCTGGGCCGGCAAGCTCGACGGCTTGCAGAAGCTGTTCCTGCTGGCCGACGAACCGCCGACGGTGATCGGCTCGCAACTGAGCACTGCGCTCAAGCAATTGGTGCGCGCCGGTTGTGTGATCGGAGGCCTGTCGGCGGGCGTGTACCCGCTGGCGCAACTCGGTCTGCTCGATGGTTACCGCGCCGCGGTGCACTGGCGCTGGCAGGACGATTTTGCCGAGCGTTTCCCCAAGGTCATCGCCACCAGCCACTTGTTCGACTGGGATCGGGACCGCCTGACCGCCTGCGGCGGCATGTCGGTACTTGACCTGCTGCTGGCGGTGCTCGCCCGCGACCATGGCGCTGAACTGGCCGGTGCGGTATCCGAAGAACTGGTGGTGGAACGCATCCGTGAAGGCGGCGAGCGCCAGCGCATCCCGCTGCAAAACCGCCTGGGCTCCAGCCATCCAAAGCTGACCCAGGCGGTGCTGTTGATGGAGGCCAACATCGAAGAGCCGCTGACCACCGACGAAATTGCCCAGCATGTCTGCGTATCGCGACGACAGTTGGAACGGATCTTCAAGCAATACCTCAACCGCGTGCCCAGCCAGTACTACCTGGAATTGCGTCTGAACAAGGCCCGCCAGATGCTTATGCAAACCAGCAAGTCGATCATCCAGATCGGCCTGTCCTGCGGCTTCTCCTCGGGGCCGCACTTCTCCAGCGCCTACCGCAATTTCTTCGGCGCCACCCCGCGTGAAGACCGCAACCAGCGGCGCAGCAGCAGCCCCTTCGAATTGTCATCGGTGCCGTCCGAACGCGGCTGA